The DNA region GTTCGGGGGCTGGATTAATAACATCTCGTcggtgaaggtggaggttTATTGGTCGGTGTAGAGTCGaagctggaagagatggaCTTGGGAGGCTGGACTGGTTGAGTATTGATACCTATTTTAGCAACAGTTGATGTTACTGTTTTTTGCTTTGTACCGTCGGCCTGTGTTCTGACTGAAACGTGTCTACCTAGTGTCTACCTAGAGTCCAATCAGCCAGATGAAAGTGCTTTCAAGTCAGCCGAGACTTGGGCCTACCGGCTGTCTATCGGGGCGAATTGCTGGGACAATGACAGGAATTGACGTTGGACTTTAGCCAGTTTCGCTACGGTACGGTCCACAAAGAAGGGGCCGAGTAGCTTGGTAAAGCGACTGATATGTGTAGGATAGCTGCCAATCATACGTTTTATTTATTGTTCACGAGGCAAGATAGATCTCGTTCACCAATCTCGTGGGAATGAATGTACGTGATACGAACAAAGAGCTGGCCGCGAAACTACTTCTCCAAAGTGCCCCGGCAGGAATGGGTGGAAGCCATCACGAGGTCAAGCGGCATCTCCCGTCCCGACTGGCTGATTCGGGCTGAGTTCTAGACCTGATAGCCATTACCACACTCTTCATTGAAGATATCTTTTTGTCATTGTCTTCGAATCAGCATAAACATCAGTAATCGACCGGTGCTCCAATCACTTTCATAGGCCAGATTACGGGAGACCAACCTTTGTTCCCCTATCTATTCGGCTTCAGCAATCCCGCCAAgaaccacccaaccaccacctcgaaACGCATGAATGGATCACCGTAGGTAACCAAACCGGCAGTTCAGTTTGAAACGCTCAATAATTACTCCTTGGCTACCGCTCTTCCCGCGAAGATCATCCAAAAATACATCTTCAATGCCGTTGATTTCCTTTAGAAACCGCAAAAGACGGGTGGGGGGTTATCCCACCACACTTCTTCCTTCCCAATTGCATCCTTatccatcccccttcccgcaTCCATCCCGCGCGGCATTGCATTcggacatcatcaccagcatcgGGTTCCTGCTTTTGGCTGGGGGGGATGTTGTCATGCAAGATAGCAACTGACAAGGCAATACCAAGCGGTGTTCAACGACTGAACACGGCAGGTCCAAGTGTTTTAGCTGCATAACCTCCTCGCGGTATGTACTCAAGCATCCTTCCATGCATATTCCATAACCCCTTGATAGAACGTTGACAGCTTGGCTCCCTCACCGAAATTGGAAGTTCACCGGTAATGGCATCCCCAAAAAGGCAAGTAGACTCCTCTCGCAAATACTTCAGACGCTTCAGCGCCGCCGTGACGAGACGTGGAAcgtgggggaaggggaagacgAAAAACCATCAAGGTGTCTATCTGTCCCTGATGACGACATATCAACCTTTCCCAAAAGGTACAGCCACAAGCACCCAAAGCCAAACAAATTCGAAATctgtttttgcttttcttttttctctattttttttttggtttttttgggaATAGTATTTAGTACATTTTTATACATTTGtgtcttcccctccttcccctttttcccCTATCACATTCATAATCTCTAACAAAAAGCCCCTTgagctcttccacctcccacttGGTATCTCATATATAAAAAACagaaacccaccaccctccctgccaataaacaaccccccacacACAAAAGATGTAAACCAAATTCCCTAAGAAGTCCAATGTGCCCCaatgtggtgatgatgccgtGTCTGTGTTATGAAGGGCCCATGTATCTCGTGTTTCAACGTTGAATGCCCCCTCTCCGTTGTGTCGTTCTCTTCATTGTACTACTCCAAGATATATAATCACCACAAAAACCTCCCAACTCACACCCCGATCAGCCAGGCCCATTACCCCCTAACTCGTCACCAATTCATCCATTCACAACAACAGGCCAAACAAACATAATCACGTAAGAACCCGCAGCCATGAAACCGCTAAAAAGCCatacaaaaagaaagagaaaaaaccATTTTGCTCGCTACATTCCATTGATTCCTTTGTGGTGGTATACTATAAGCTTCATGAGACAGACAATAACAACACGCAAAcagacagaaaaagaaaaacaacgCCCTGTATGTATGTAAATGCCCACTTTGTCCTCGTGTGAATGAAAAGCAAAAACAGGAAAATGCAagccttcatcttcttcttgacaacATCCATTCAAGACAGCAcagggtggggagggggggaagagaatAAAATGAAATAGGGCGGGAGAAAAAAATCACACCTATTTCGCCCCGTGATGAGCGAGTCtgcaaccacaaccacagccaAACTGCCATTCATCCATCAATACAAAAGACACATTTGCCCAtgccacaaaaaaaaacaaaaaaaaaatgaccTTCTTTCCTcgttcctttcttttcctaACTTCTCCAATGAgtcccacccctcctcccctgtccatcctcatcatgtCGGGCCCTTGTATAAATTTCGTTTCCTTTTTCATATTCAGATACCCCCCACCCTATGCCAGCAGGCCTTGAAGAGTCCCATGCCTGTCCCTCGTGAATGCTGCTTGTTCCCCCAATCCTCTTCCAGACTGCGAAACAAGACTGCTGTAATCAAGTCGAGGGGAAAATTCAACACCCCCAGGGGCCCAGATCGCAAAACCCAACCGCTAGGCCCTTGCCATGCTATTCgcttttgttttgctgcCTGACTGGGCATGAACACGCTTTGTTTTCCCAATGGGGCCCCTTGAAGAACCCGATATCCCCGTCTATAGCCCATGATGTGCAAAACATGTGCGAGGAATATGCATAAAGAAAGCGCTGCTAGGTAGCAAAAGAGACGGCAACCGACGGTGGCCTGCTGACAGCATCCATATCTTGCTTCGGCGATATCGGTGACGTACGTTTCAGGTCGAGGTCTCCGAACGACCGTCTCGCTCTCGCCCGAAGTCGTGAAATCAAGTGCCCGCTCGCTTCCAGGCTCTGCTCGCCCCATCTCTCTCACATAGGTGGTCTAATCATATGATACAGGTTCGAACTCCAGGTGGGCTAACATGCGACTAAATAAGTATTATGCTGCATACACCTCCGTTGAAGAGATCCTGAACAAGCTGTCCAATATAAAGCTTCATCTTTGGTCGCTTGGACCTGGACTGTGAGTATCCAAGAAAGCCCTGTCTTGTCTTGATACGCAATCCAGGGCATGTAGCAAGCAATCAACGGAGTGAATGCACCCGCATTCTCGAGCAGATATCTCCATTGCCATCGCCGTGGTCTACTGCTGCTCAGCCACCCTTGCGGTCGGCCTCATTTTTAGGCAGTTGCTCGCTTTGCGCAACGCCGTTGGTCCCATTCTTCAGGTCCGACAAACCCTTCTTGCGCGGCTTGGATTTCTGCCAGCTGTTGAAGCTATCAGACGGGCTTTTGGCAGAACGTGGATTGCCAGATTCTCTTGAGCTTCCATGGGCACGGTGCTCCAAAATAGGCGATCGGTTTGAACTGTCGTGCTGCTTGGCGGAGGGTCCTGTCGGCGGCGTCTTTTGCGTCCCCGAACGAACGTCCCGATGTCCTCTAGGCGACTGAGCGACAACTGGTGGACCAAAACTCCGCAGGACGGTTGGGGACGGTGTCCGATGCTCGTAAACTGGCGAGAGGTGAGGCATGTCTTGAGCAACCGAGTACTCGTTAGTAGCTAGATCCAGTGGCGCAAGTTGGCGGTTGTTCAAGCGTGCCAAGCCCAGAATGTTGTTGGGGTCGTAGCCCATATGCGGGTAGTAGAGGTGAGTAGGAACAGCGGCCATGGTCACCCGCTGTTGAAACGACGCATCGTGGTGGTTCATGGTCGATGAGGGGGACCTGTTTGCTGTTGAGCCGTTGACAATGACAGGCCGATCAGGCACGGTGAGTGACACGTGCTCCGAAGAAGTGGTGGAATAAGAAACCGACTGGTCGTTCCACGAATTGTTGGCACTGGTGCCTTGTTGGATATAGAGCGGGTTGCTATGGTGGATGTCCTCTGTTGTCGTAGTCTCAACGCCAAGCGGCGAACGGTTGGAAGTTGATGCTTGAGCCAGCTTGGGCACTGAACCATTCACCACAAGTGGTTTTGCAGACAGCTGTCCGTTGGTCTGCGCAAATGGTGCCGATGGGAGTGGCGCCGACATACCAGCAGAGATAGTCCGGGCATGCCCGAGAGGCGATGGTGATCGCGATGTACGCTTCATCCTCCGATCCAGTACAGCCTGGGGTCCTTGGTCCGTGGACAATCGACGACGACCCTGGCTGCTCTGGTTCAGTGTGTTAAACACTGGTGTCCCACTTGGAAACCCATTAACCTTGCGATTGGGACTAGCATGACCGTTGGGATAATGCCCCGCATAACGGGCGCCGTCGTCTTCTGGAGCATCGGCCACAACCTTGGGCTCTTCGTAGTCGGTTTCGGATAGCTCATCTGGGGTGTAATTGGACACCGGGACACCATTGACCTGTCGTGGGGGTATAGAGGACATGCCGTTTTGTGCTTGGCTTGCGGTGTACGCAGCCGCTGCCGACATGGCCTGCTGAACCGTGATCGAGCCTCTCGAAGCTGGCTGGGACTGCGACCTAAGGGCACCGCCAGAGGAGACACCCGTCTCACGAAGGTTTCTCCTGAATTCTGGCATTCCattggaggtggtggccgCCGATGTCTGCGAAGCAGGGGACGAAGGGTATGTGGTGAAGCCCGGGTGGAAATAGGCCGGGGGCTGCATCGGAAAGCCGTACCCGTACATCAGATCTGGGCGGATTGGAGCTGTCAATGGCGGGTTGTCAAAAGAATTTGTCCGGGATCTGTCTGAGCCTGAGCCACCCTGCATTCGCTGGGCGTGTGCAAGAGCCTGTTGCTGGTTGATCTGCTGGGCATGGGTGTACAACTGGAATCTCAGGTTTTGATCGTGTTGTGCAAGCGCATTTAGCGAGGTTTGCAGGAGCTCCTGAGGAACACCAATCTGCGGGTTTTGAGCCTGATACCAAACCAATTCCTGCGGGTTCATCGTCGTAGGCATGCCAGCCTGCGCAAAAGGCATGCTCTGCTCGTAGCCCTGGTGGTTGGAACCGCGGCGGTTACCCTGGTTACCGTTGCGTTGATAATTGTTCCTCTGGCTTCGATTGTTGAAATTGTTGCGCTGCTGCGGCCTGGATTGCTGCTGTGAGGCACTCCTAAGAAGCACGGGCCGTGGAGGCGCCGATGGCTTTTCCCatcttctttcttcctccttgggGTATACGTACTGCTCCCAACACTCAGCAAACTTGCCCTCGGCAAGGAGATCAAAAGCCCTCCTCAGTTCGAGATGAAGACCACGGAACGAGGTGTCATCGGCCGTGTTACCCAGGTTTCGTATTATGTTGAACGGCTCCTCGATGCACagagtgttgttggtgccgaTGTGCCATTTCTTTTCCGTCTTGGTCAACAGCTTGCCGACTCGTATTGACAATGCAAACTTGTCATAATCAAACTCGTATGCGTAGAACCGGAAGAATTGGAACAGAAGGGCTGCCAAGctctccttgttcttggcacCGAATCCCGTCAGCTTTGGAACATCGTCGGCGAACTCGCTTCGAGTGCCGTCGCTCTTGAGAAGCTTCTCCTTCTGTCGTTGATGGAGCGCTGGCAATACCGGTGGGTCTCGGAGTTGGAGAAACGCGATGATCATGCATATCCAGGTATACGAGCTCAAAGTTCCGCCAAATGCCGCGTCATTGATGATTCGCCTCCGGGTCCAGTGCTTGATGATCATAGCCAAAGGTCGCACTCTTTCGTCGATACTCACATACGTCCGCACCATACGTGTATTCTCCAGAGCCAGAGTATTGTTGACGTTCATGTCGCAAGCCAATTTGAGCTCGggatcccagatcttgacgaTTGGCACCTTGGCCGCAGAGATGCAGACCACGTCTTGCATTCCATgtctgtcgaggaggtccgCTATTAGGCAAACATGCTCCAGTCCTTTCCATGGTGTTGTAATGCAGATATCAACTGTAAATGTCTTGTCAGAAACCCGGTTCGCGCCGGTCAGGGGGCCCAGGGATACTCACCATCAGAATCATCAGAGCACAGCAGGTTGCCTGACGAGCCAAACAGGTGCACCTTGATATCATGGCCAGGCCACTCGTTGTTGAACAGCTTCTCCAGTTTGTTGACCAGCTTTTGCCGCTTTGTTTCCACCTCTTGTGTTGGTAATAGCACCCTGAACAGATCGTTCATTTCTGTCTCCAGACTCTTCTCGTTTTCCTCAGATAACCGACTTGGTATCCTTTCGAGGTCGCCCTTTTCTAACCTATCGGTCCCCAGGTTGTACGGCATGCGCCGCCGTGAGTGGGGAATGGCAGTCTCAAAACGGCACCCACCTAACCTAGGGGGGAGCGGCCGTAATGACGGGACATTTCCGTTGGTCTCTGAGTAAGCGGACCGTGGGGAATGGTTTTGTGTGGCATTTGGTGATGGTTCACGGGACTCGAACGAGAACTTGCGGGCGTGCTGATGTGGCGTTGAAGGTACCGAACTCGACTGAGCTGGGTGCGCAGTGCCATTCTGGCTCgcaggcggtggtggacgCACCGGTACACCGTTGCTGGTAGGCTGTTCTGAAGGCTTCTTGACTGGCATTTTGGATGTCTGATCCTTCCCTGATGTTATAAGCGCGCGGTCGGCGTTGTCTGAAGGCTTTGCTGGTCTGCTCCCATGACCGGTCTGGGCACCAGTTTTGATGTGGGTGTTGTCCTTGTTCGACACCTTGGAAGATGATCTCGACCTTGTAGTTGTCTTGGTCGATGGAGACGAGAGCACCGTAGGAAGCGGGGGAGCTtgcaacccaccaccaccaccaccaccccgaccaCTAGAGAGAAGTCTGTTATACTGGAGCAGCTTGCCCTGATAGGCCTGTTGTTGAGACAGGATGGGCAGAATGTCGGCGTAGTACGGTGAGTATTCGGGCGTCGCGGCCGTGTTTAACCGGGGGGTTGTCAGGTTTGGCCCAACACCCGGCCACGGATGGGTCTGGTAAAGATGTTTAGTTTCAGCCGCGGTGGGCTGGCCGTCCATTAAGCTTGAACTCTGCAGAACGACAAGCGAAACAGTTCAGGTGCTACGAAGCCGAAAAGGATCGGTCGAGGAGGTACTTCGCTTGGAGAACCCAGAAGCCGATTGCCTTGGACTGCTGCTATGTACGCTACCGGTAGCGATGCTAAGGGTGACAGACTAAAAGCAGTTGAAAGTCGTAACCTgatttgaggttgaggagatcGATTGAGGGTGTAGCAGCACGCTTGGTGATGACAGCTGTCGGCCCTGTTTGGCTTGTTTTTCCTGTCTGGTAAAAAGACTCCAAGTCTTCCCTGCAAGCTAATGCCACGGAGAGCTATCTCTTGAGCTGCCAAACTGCCGTTGGTTGTCGGAACCAGCAGGTTCAGTGGTCGCGGTCCGAATCCCAGAGGCACAAAGAGTGAAAATGGCAGAAAATCCGCTACACCCGGGATGTGGGTATTATGACCGATCGAAGAGCGATTTCTGTGGCGACAGACCCGTGTCGGCAATTTCCCAATAACAAAACGCAAACTTGGATATGGACGGCTGCGGTTTGCTCCGGCTTCCTGCTCGTCACAACTTTCTTTGGCTCGTCAACCAGCCTCGCGCAACCGAGGTCGCTGTGGAAGAATCggtgagcagcagcaggtagGATGACGCAAATGAGTGCTCGGTGAAGGGGAGCAGATTCGCAGGATCCGTGAAAGCCAAGCGGGCAGAGAAAGTAAGTCGACCGTTAACTGATCGCAAACTAAGAACGAGTCGTAGACGGATCGTGTCGAGAGGGTAGGTAGGTTCTCGAACGG from Podospora pseudoanserina strain CBS 124.78 chromosome 1, whole genome shotgun sequence includes:
- a CDS encoding hypothetical protein (COG:D; EggNog:ENOG503NXI7), with protein sequence MDGQPTAAETKHLYQTHPWPGVGPNLTTPRLNTAATPEYSPYYADILPILSQQQAYQGKLLQYNRLLSSGRGGGGGGGLQAPPLPTVLSSPSTKTTTRSRSSSKVSNKDNTHIKTGAQTGHGSRPAKPSDNADRALITSGKDQTSKMPVKKPSEQPTSNGVPVRPPPPASQNGTAHPAQSSSVPSTPHQHARKFSFESREPSPNATQNHSPRSAYSETNGNVPSLRPLPPRLGGCRFETAIPHSRRRMPYNLGTDRLEKGDLERIPSRLSEENEKSLETEMNDLFRVLLPTQEVETKRQKLVNKLEKLFNNEWPGHDIKVHLFGSSGNLLCSDDSDVDICITTPWKGLEHVCLIADLLDRHGMQDVVCISAAKVPIVKIWDPELKLACDMNVNNTLALENTRMVRTYVSIDERVRPLAMIIKHWTRRRIINDAAFGGTLSSYTWICMIIAFLQLRDPPVLPALHQRQKEKLLKSDGTRSEFADDVPKLTGFGAKNKESLAALLFQFFRFYAYEFDYDKFALSIRVGKLLTKTEKKWHIGTNNTLCIEEPFNIIRNLGNTADDTSFRGLHLELRRAFDLLAEGKFAECWEQYVYPKEEERRWEKPSAPPRPVLLRSASQQQSRPQQRNNFNNRSQRNNYQRNGNQGNRRGSNHQGYEQSMPFAQAGMPTTMNPQELVWYQAQNPQIGVPQELLQTSLNALAQHDQNLRFQLYTHAQQINQQQALAHAQRMQGGSGSDRSRTNSFDNPPLTAPIRPDLMYGYGFPMQPPAYFHPGFTTYPSSPASQTSAATTSNGMPEFRRNLRETGVSSGGALRSQSQPASRGSITVQQAMSAAAAYTASQAQNGMSSIPPRQVNGVPVSNYTPDELSETDYEEPKVVADAPEDDGARYAGHYPNGHASPNRKVNGFPSGTPVFNTLNQSSQGRRRLSTDQGPQAVLDRRMKRTSRSPSPLGHARTISAGMSAPLPSAPFAQTNGQLSAKPLVVNGSVPKLAQASTSNRSPLGVETTTTEDIHHSNPLYIQQGTSANNSWNDQSVSYSTTSSEHVSLTVPDRPVIVNGSTANRSPSSTMNHHDASFQQRVTMAAVPTHLYYPHMGYDPNNILGLARLNNRQLAPLDLATNEYSVAQDMPHLSPVYEHRTPSPTVLRSFGPPVVAQSPRGHRDVRSGTQKTPPTGPSAKQHDSSNRSPILEHRAHGSSRESGNPRSAKSPSDSFNSWQKSKPRKKGLSDLKNGTNGVAQSEQLPKNEADRKGG